One window of Chlamydia sp. 04-14 genomic DNA carries:
- a CDS encoding protein-disulfide reductase DsbD family protein: MNKIKKHFQTILVAFLFSLPAFTGHGQKLHAAESVVDEKVLPGATLVSEGSHIPKGGIFRLGIKISAPKGSHIYWKNPGEVGSPLRINWNLPRGFVVEEEHWPAPKVFEEDGTTFFGYDDNAFIVADIRAPESGADNESVVLKAHVEWLACGESCVPGNVDLELSLPYRDGVAALHPERSTEFAQTLQSRPRLLKDDQTITLGRSQEGELILNITGSPNRADKAWFISEKADKIFAYSEEAINEASGTAWRLKVKTLSGVQKNQQLQGILLLTDSAGREIESFVIQGQVSDSGQASEFWNYMTIIAMAFLGGLLLNIMPCVLPLVTLKVYGLIKSAGEHRSSVIINGLCFTLGVVGCFWGLAGVAFLLKMLGHNIGWGFQLQEPMFVATLIIVFFLFALSSLGLFEMGTMFANLGGKLQSAESGASKNKAVGAVFNGVLATLVTTPCTGPFLGSILGLVMSLSFIKQLMIFTSIGLGMASPYLVFSVFPKMLSVLPKPGSWMSTFKQLTGFMLLGTVTWLAWIFGSETSTTALIVLLAGLWLAGIGAWILGKWGTPVSPKKQRVFASTLFFGFVAGALSLSFIASRNFTEEAETVVVQGGSSWQPFSATKLAQLRKEGQAVFVNFTAKWCLTCQMNKPVLYATAVQEMFKKRGVVTLEADWTRKDPGITEELARLGRASVPSYVYYPADQSEPIVLPEKITQSVLEDMVFSKN, from the coding sequence TTGAATAAAATCAAAAAGCATTTTCAAACTATATTGGTGGCTTTTCTATTTTCTTTGCCTGCCTTTACTGGGCATGGTCAAAAATTGCATGCCGCAGAGTCTGTGGTGGATGAGAAAGTTTTGCCGGGTGCTACTCTAGTTTCTGAGGGGTCTCATATTCCTAAAGGTGGAATATTCAGATTAGGGATTAAAATATCCGCCCCTAAAGGAAGTCATATCTATTGGAAGAACCCAGGAGAAGTGGGAAGTCCATTAAGAATTAATTGGAATTTACCCAGAGGGTTTGTCGTTGAGGAGGAGCATTGGCCTGCTCCAAAGGTTTTCGAAGAAGACGGGACGACATTCTTTGGTTATGATGATAACGCATTTATAGTTGCGGATATCCGCGCTCCTGAAAGTGGCGCTGATAACGAATCCGTAGTATTAAAAGCCCATGTGGAATGGTTGGCCTGCGGAGAGAGTTGCGTACCTGGGAATGTCGATTTAGAGCTATCATTGCCATATCGTGATGGCGTTGCCGCTTTACACCCAGAAAGATCCACAGAGTTTGCTCAAACTCTACAATCTCGACCACGTTTATTGAAGGATGATCAGACGATTACATTAGGACGTAGTCAAGAGGGTGAGCTTATTTTAAATATTACCGGCAGCCCCAACCGAGCTGATAAGGCTTGGTTTATCTCAGAGAAAGCCGATAAAATCTTTGCCTATTCTGAAGAAGCGATAAACGAGGCATCTGGGACAGCCTGGAGACTTAAGGTTAAAACGCTATCGGGAGTTCAGAAGAATCAGCAACTACAAGGTATTCTATTACTTACAGATAGTGCGGGTCGAGAGATTGAATCTTTCGTTATCCAAGGTCAAGTTAGTGATTCCGGGCAAGCCTCAGAATTCTGGAATTATATGACAATTATAGCCATGGCGTTCCTCGGGGGACTTCTTCTTAATATCATGCCTTGTGTTTTACCTTTAGTGACCCTTAAGGTTTACGGGTTGATTAAATCTGCAGGAGAACATCGCTCCTCGGTGATTATCAACGGTCTCTGTTTCACTTTAGGGGTGGTAGGCTGTTTTTGGGGATTGGCAGGAGTTGCTTTTCTTTTAAAAATGTTAGGTCATAACATTGGTTGGGGTTTCCAGCTTCAAGAACCTATGTTTGTAGCTACCTTGATTATTGTATTCTTCCTATTCGCTTTGAGTTCTTTAGGCTTGTTTGAAATGGGAACGATGTTTGCTAATCTTGGAGGAAAACTTCAGTCTGCAGAGTCGGGAGCTTCTAAGAATAAAGCTGTGGGGGCCGTATTTAATGGAGTGCTAGCTACTTTAGTAACAACACCTTGTACGGGACCTTTTTTAGGTTCGATATTGGGTTTGGTCATGTCTTTATCATTTATCAAGCAGTTGATGATATTCACATCTATTGGTTTGGGAATGGCCTCGCCTTATCTTGTGTTTTCTGTATTTCCTAAGATGTTATCCGTTCTTCCTAAACCTGGAAGTTGGATGAGTACGTTTAAACAGCTTACCGGGTTCATGTTATTAGGAACAGTAACCTGGCTGGCATGGATCTTTGGCTCAGAAACAAGTACTACAGCGTTAATTGTCTTGCTTGCTGGATTGTGGCTTGCAGGGATAGGAGCATGGATTTTAGGGAAATGGGGGACTCCTGTTTCTCCTAAGAAACAGAGAGTATTCGCTTCGACACTATTTTTTGGGTTTGTTGCGGGAGCCCTATCATTAAGTTTTATTGCTTCGAGGAATTTCACAGAAGAAGCAGAAACTGTAGTAGTTCAAGGAGGAAGTTCTTGGCAGCCATTTTCTGCAACAAAACTTGCTCAGCTGCGTAAAGAGGGCCAGGCTGTCTTTGTAAACTTCACAGCTAAGTGGTGTTTAACCTGTCAGATGAACAAACCTGTATTGTATGCAACTGCTGTGCAGGAGATGTTTAAAAAACGCGGGGTAGTTACCCTAGAGGCCGACTGGACTCGTAAGGATCCGGGCATTACCGAGGAGCTAGCACGTTTAGGACGAGCAAGCGTCCCTTCCTATGTCTATTATCCTGCTGATCAGTCGGAACCTATAGTGCTTCCCGAGAAGATTACGCAATCAGTTCTTGAAGACATGGTCTTTTCGAAAAACTAA
- a CDS encoding TatD family hydrolase: MDLVDAHLHLSDEAFMEDATDVIHRAKNSGVSLLVNVTTTIDELNKSFDYAERFPELRFCHVAGTPPQDAHTDIDEHFQYFQDLAQAGKLAAIGEVGLDYCFGEDDSAKERQKEVLKKYLSLALECELPLVVHCRGAFDDFFHMIDQYYHHDERSCPGMLHCFTGTLEEAKELISRGWYVSISGIVTFKNAQDLRSVVAQIPLDHLLIETDAPFLAPTPYRGKKNEPAYIAYTVEAIANIHGIDSQELADIARGNVLRFLGGRKKG; this comes from the coding sequence ATGGATTTAGTTGATGCACATTTACATCTTTCTGACGAAGCTTTTATGGAAGATGCTACTGATGTTATTCACCGTGCAAAAAATTCCGGAGTTTCCCTCCTCGTTAATGTAACAACAACCATTGACGAGCTGAATAAATCTTTTGACTACGCAGAGCGTTTCCCAGAATTGCGTTTTTGTCATGTTGCTGGGACTCCACCTCAAGATGCCCATACAGATATAGACGAGCATTTTCAATACTTTCAAGATTTAGCTCAGGCTGGGAAATTAGCTGCTATTGGGGAAGTAGGTTTAGATTATTGTTTCGGGGAAGATGATTCCGCCAAAGAACGTCAGAAAGAGGTGCTAAAGAAATACCTGTCTTTAGCTTTAGAATGCGAGTTACCTTTGGTTGTGCATTGTCGTGGTGCTTTTGACGATTTTTTCCATATGATAGATCAATATTATCATCATGATGAACGCTCTTGTCCCGGCATGCTGCATTGTTTTACAGGCACTTTAGAAGAAGCCAAAGAGCTCATTTCTCGTGGATGGTATGTTTCTATTAGTGGGATTGTTACATTCAAGAATGCTCAGGATTTACGTTCTGTAGTTGCCCAAATCCCTCTTGATCATTTGTTGATAGAAACAGATGCTCCTTTCCTAGCCCCAACGCCTTATCGTGGTAAAAAAAATGAGCCTGCTTACATAGCCTATACGGTTGAGGCTATTGCTAATATTCATGGTATCGACTCTCAAGAGCTTGCAGATATAGCTCGGGGTAATGTTTTACGATTTTTAGGGGGTCGTAAAAAAGGTTAG
- a CDS encoding succinate dehydrogenase cytochrome b558 subunit, with protein MNEREACSEMTQKPWKYYTSFVLRCVHSLAGVAFTLFLCEHMFTNMLASSYFNEGKGFVQLVSKFHQIPGLKIIEITFLALPFITHAIIGIIYLFQAKSNSGTSDGSKPALAYARNIAYTWQRRTAWILLFGLIFHVVQFRFLRYPVHVELHGQTYYVVDINSSRYSAIVRGTKGFFTINFSAPQTGTIRLDKEDLEGSAVSKLSENKEYLLTPNVGTAFLYIVRDSLGSLWMAIFYTILVIAAAFHGFNGFWTFCSRWGVVISLRSQALLRNLCYFAMVVVAAMGVSVIWNLYSVA; from the coding sequence ATGAACGAAAGGGAAGCATGTTCTGAGATGACTCAGAAGCCATGGAAGTACTACACCAGCTTTGTTTTACGTTGTGTTCATTCTTTAGCAGGAGTTGCATTTACGTTGTTTCTCTGTGAGCATATGTTTACGAATATGCTTGCTTCTTCTTATTTTAATGAGGGAAAGGGATTTGTTCAGTTGGTGAGTAAATTCCACCAGATTCCCGGTCTAAAGATCATAGAAATCACCTTTTTAGCGTTGCCTTTTATCACCCACGCTATCATAGGTATAATTTATCTTTTCCAGGCTAAAAGTAATTCTGGGACATCTGACGGTAGTAAGCCTGCATTAGCTTATGCGAGAAATATTGCTTATACTTGGCAGAGAAGAACGGCGTGGATTTTACTTTTTGGGCTTATTTTTCACGTTGTTCAGTTTCGTTTTCTTCGTTATCCTGTTCACGTAGAGCTGCATGGACAAACATATTATGTTGTGGATATTAATTCCTCTCGCTATTCAGCGATAGTTCGTGGCACGAAAGGATTTTTCACTATAAATTTCTCAGCTCCTCAAACGGGAACCATCCGTTTGGATAAAGAGGATCTTGAAGGTAGCGCTGTTTCTAAATTGTCAGAAAATAAAGAATATCTTCTTACGCCTAATGTAGGGACGGCTTTTCTCTATATTGTTCGTGATTCTTTAGGATCCTTATGGATGGCTATTTTCTATACTATACTTGTGATAGCTGCTGCATTTCACGGGTTTAATGGTTTTTGGACATTTTGTTCCCGATGGGGTGTTGTTATATCTTTACGGTCTCAGGCTCTTTTACGTAATTTGTGTTATTTTGCCATGGTTGTTGTTGCTGCCATGGGTGTTAGTGTGATTTGGAATTTGTATAGCGTGGCATAA
- the sdhA gene encoding succinate dehydrogenase flavoprotein subunit, which produces MEAQGCRVIVVGGGLAGLSAAMKLADYGIVVDLVSLTKVKRSHSVCAQGGINAALNLKHEEADSPYIHAYDTIKGGDFLADQPPILEMCLAAPRIIRMLDNFGCPFNRTPNGELDVRRFGGTLYHRTVFCGASTGQQLMYTLDEQVRRRESQGKVNKFENHEFVRLITNSAGRTCGIVLMNLFNNRLEVLKGDAVIFATGGPGVIFKMSTNSTFCTGAANGRLFLQGMDYANPEFIQIHPTAIPGIDKLRLISESVRGEGGRVWVPGDASKTITFPDGSQRPCGETGKPWYFLEEMYPAYGNLVSRDVGARAILQVCEAGLGIDGRMEVFLDVTHLPASTRHKLEVVLDIYRKFTGEDPDKVPMRIFPAVHYSMGGAWVDWPAADDPDRDSRYRQMTNIPGCFNCGESDFQYHGANRLGANSLLSCLYAGLVAGEEAARFITAFGSCPTTSTDFSDALQQEKEENALLLSRSGGENIFVLHEEIAKVMVRNVTVKRNNKDLRDTLEQLKMFRERLQKVSVHDSSQFANKTFHFVRQMGPMIELALAITKGALLRDEFRGSHYKEEFPKRDDVHWLKTTLASYSPEEPEITYRPVDTRHVQPTLRDYTKSSTGKIEFANVPEIIRLPI; this is translated from the coding sequence ATGGAAGCACAGGGTTGTAGAGTTATTGTCGTCGGCGGTGGTTTAGCAGGATTATCAGCGGCCATGAAATTGGCAGATTACGGTATCGTTGTTGATCTTGTATCATTGACAAAAGTGAAAAGATCTCATTCTGTATGTGCTCAGGGGGGAATAAACGCTGCTCTTAATCTTAAACATGAAGAAGCAGATTCCCCCTATATACATGCATACGACACGATCAAAGGTGGTGATTTCCTAGCAGATCAACCGCCTATTTTAGAAATGTGTTTGGCAGCACCTAGGATTATCCGTATGTTGGATAATTTTGGATGCCCTTTTAATCGTACTCCTAATGGAGAATTAGATGTGCGTAGATTTGGAGGGACTCTATATCATCGTACGGTATTTTGTGGAGCTTCTACGGGACAGCAGCTCATGTATACCCTGGATGAACAGGTGCGTCGTCGAGAAAGTCAGGGGAAAGTTAACAAATTTGAAAATCATGAATTTGTAAGATTAATTACTAACAGTGCTGGAAGGACCTGTGGGATTGTATTAATGAATTTATTCAATAATCGTCTGGAAGTTCTTAAAGGAGATGCTGTTATTTTTGCTACAGGTGGCCCTGGAGTTATTTTCAAAATGTCTACAAACTCGACATTTTGTACAGGGGCAGCAAATGGACGGTTATTCTTACAGGGAATGGACTATGCAAATCCAGAGTTTATTCAAATTCATCCTACAGCAATTCCTGGTATTGATAAGCTACGGTTAATATCTGAATCTGTTCGTGGTGAAGGTGGTCGCGTTTGGGTTCCTGGAGATGCTTCAAAAACAATTACCTTCCCTGATGGTTCGCAACGCCCCTGTGGAGAAACAGGAAAACCTTGGTATTTCTTAGAAGAGATGTATCCTGCTTATGGGAACTTAGTTAGCCGTGATGTAGGTGCTCGAGCTATCTTACAGGTATGTGAAGCAGGATTGGGAATCGATGGACGCATGGAAGTCTTTTTAGATGTCACTCATCTGCCAGCTTCCACACGACATAAGCTAGAGGTCGTTTTAGATATCTATAGGAAGTTTACTGGAGAAGATCCTGATAAAGTTCCAATGAGAATTTTCCCAGCTGTCCATTATTCTATGGGTGGTGCTTGGGTAGATTGGCCTGCTGCGGATGATCCTGATCGCGATAGCCGTTACCGTCAAATGACAAATATCCCAGGATGTTTCAATTGTGGAGAATCTGATTTCCAATATCACGGGGCGAATCGTTTAGGAGCAAATTCATTATTATCTTGTTTATATGCAGGGCTTGTTGCTGGAGAAGAGGCCGCACGTTTCATAACTGCTTTTGGCTCTTGTCCAACAACCTCTACAGATTTTTCTGATGCTCTTCAGCAAGAGAAGGAAGAAAATGCTCTTTTGCTTTCAAGAAGTGGAGGGGAGAATATCTTTGTTTTACATGAAGAGATTGCCAAAGTTATGGTTAGAAATGTTACTGTGAAACGAAATAACAAAGATTTAAGAGACACTCTAGAACAGTTGAAAATGTTTAGAGAGAGACTCCAAAAGGTTTCCGTGCATGATTCTTCTCAGTTTGCCAATAAGACGTTTCATTTTGTGCGTCAGATGGGGCCTATGATAGAACTAGCATTAGCGATTACAAAAGGAGCGCTATTGCGAGATGAGTTCCGAGGTTCTCATTATAAAGAAGAATTCCCTAAGCGTGATGATGTTCATTGGCTAAAGACAACGCTAGCGTCGTATTCTCCTGAAGAACCTGAGATTACTTATAGGCCTGTAGATACACGTCATGTGCAACCTACATTACGAGATTATACAAAATCTTCGACAGGGAAAATCGAGTTTGCCAACGTTCCTGAAATCATTCGTTTGCCCATATAA
- a CDS encoding inclusion-associated protein yields the protein MKKTLPYILFATFLHGICIVLLAYSPAQKKQPKLLPFKEKLVILNEPLSIIKTCSTATPPSESQVVKTEKKQSIAQEQPQKHPPKVAAEKKKTDNVKKVSVPSKPVEKEKPVLKSQMEEKTSVKKKAEKDAKLKTIADLAKTLSKHLDDSDARLADISLPISRELSIHSSLAATQEEELCQLLREYIVLPFSGEVRVKLVLTPQGNIQDCVLLSEISEAEKQLILMRIQEIPFKKFLDKYKVSKNIAFHIKLLSSES from the coding sequence ATGAAAAAGACGCTCCCTTATATTCTCTTTGCAACTTTTCTCCACGGGATCTGCATTGTTCTCCTTGCATATTCTCCAGCACAAAAAAAACAACCCAAACTCCTACCTTTCAAAGAAAAACTCGTTATTTTAAATGAACCTCTTTCCATTATAAAAACATGCTCAACGGCAACACCTCCGTCAGAGTCCCAAGTAGTCAAAACAGAAAAAAAACAATCTATTGCTCAGGAACAACCTCAAAAACATCCTCCTAAAGTTGCTGCCGAGAAGAAAAAAACTGATAATGTGAAAAAAGTTTCTGTTCCTAGTAAACCTGTGGAAAAAGAAAAACCTGTATTAAAATCACAGATGGAAGAAAAAACTTCTGTAAAGAAAAAGGCGGAAAAAGACGCCAAACTCAAAACTATTGCAGATCTTGCGAAAACACTTTCAAAACATCTCGATGATAGTGATGCTCGACTTGCGGATATTTCTCTCCCTATAAGTAGAGAACTCTCCATACATTCATCTTTAGCAGCGACTCAAGAAGAAGAATTGTGCCAACTACTTCGTGAATATATTGTTTTGCCCTTTTCTGGGGAAGTTCGAGTAAAACTTGTATTAACACCTCAAGGGAATATCCAAGATTGTGTTTTGTTATCTGAAATTAGCGAAGCCGAAAAACAACTTATTCTTATGAGAATTCAGGAAATTCCTTTTAAAAAATTCCTCGATAAATACAAAGTCTCGAAAAATATCGCTTTTCATATTAAACTCCTGAGTAGCGAGTCTTAA
- a CDS encoding MotA/TolQ/ExbB proton channel family protein, with protein MLQFTHNPIIQAFREADLFGKGIFFSLLILSLCTWTVLHQKLAIQKKFLKSGKSLKDFLIKNRHAPLSLEIHPELNPFADLYFTIKRGTLELLDKNRQQAPDHGPVLSIEDIQSLETLLGAIMPKYRAIMHENNFIPATTISLAPFLGLLGTVWGILVAFSHISSGQAGGTAMMEGLATALGTTIVGLFVAIPSLIGFNYLKAHSSRLILEIEQTAYLLLNSIEVKYRQTNL; from the coding sequence ATGTTGCAATTCACCCATAATCCAATTATCCAGGCCTTCAGAGAAGCCGATCTTTTCGGTAAGGGGATATTCTTTAGCTTATTGATTCTTTCCTTATGCACCTGGACGGTACTACATCAAAAGCTTGCTATTCAAAAAAAATTTCTAAAATCAGGAAAATCTCTTAAAGATTTCTTGATAAAGAATCGTCATGCTCCCTTATCTTTAGAAATTCATCCGGAGTTAAATCCCTTTGCGGATCTATATTTCACTATTAAACGAGGAACTTTAGAACTTCTCGATAAAAATCGTCAGCAGGCTCCTGATCATGGACCAGTGTTGTCTATAGAAGACATTCAGTCTCTAGAGACTCTGCTAGGAGCGATTATGCCCAAATATCGCGCAATTATGCATGAAAACAATTTTATCCCTGCTACGACGATCAGCTTAGCACCCTTTTTAGGTCTTTTAGGGACTGTTTGGGGCATTTTAGTAGCTTTTTCTCATATTAGCTCAGGACAGGCTGGAGGAACAGCGATGATGGAAGGATTGGCAACGGCTTTAGGAACTACAATTGTAGGCCTATTTGTTGCTATTCCTTCTTTGATTGGGTTTAACTATCTTAAAGCTCACTCTTCTCGATTAATTCTAGAAATAGAGCAAACAGCCTATTTGCTGTTAAATTCTATAGAAGTTAAGTATCGTCAGACAAATTTATGA
- the sdhB gene encoding succinate dehydrogenase iron-sulfur subunit produces MDIPETFILKIYRGTPGKQYWESFELVLHPGENVISALMEIEKRPVNTLGETVNPVVWEQGCLEEVCGSCSLLVNGTPRQACTALIEEYIKETGSREIVLAPLTKFPLIRDLIVDRSIMFDNLQKIQGWVAADTDGENCGVKVSQEQQELMYALSMCMTCGCCTEACPQINEHNDFIGPAAIAQARLFNTYPGDKQSKKRLRTLMGKKGIEGCGQAHNCVRVCPKKLPLTESISAMGREISKYSLKSLFRSIFQRKKKDNDED; encoded by the coding sequence ATGGATATTCCTGAGACTTTTATATTGAAAATCTATCGGGGAACCCCGGGAAAACAATATTGGGAAAGTTTTGAATTGGTATTACATCCAGGAGAGAATGTAATTAGTGCTCTTATGGAAATCGAAAAACGTCCTGTAAATACTCTAGGGGAAACAGTGAATCCCGTTGTGTGGGAACAAGGATGTCTGGAGGAAGTTTGTGGTTCTTGTTCATTATTGGTAAACGGTACGCCTCGTCAGGCATGCACTGCGCTTATAGAAGAGTACATAAAAGAAACAGGATCTCGAGAGATTGTTTTAGCTCCGTTAACGAAGTTTCCATTAATTCGTGATCTTATTGTCGATCGTTCGATCATGTTTGATAATTTACAAAAGATTCAGGGTTGGGTAGCTGCTGATACCGATGGGGAAAATTGTGGCGTGAAGGTATCGCAAGAACAGCAGGAGCTGATGTATGCCCTATCTATGTGTATGACATGTGGATGTTGTACCGAAGCTTGTCCTCAAATTAATGAGCATAATGATTTTATTGGGCCGGCAGCTATTGCTCAGGCACGTTTGTTTAATACATATCCTGGAGATAAGCAGTCTAAAAAACGTTTACGCACGCTTATGGGGAAGAAAGGTATAGAAGGTTGTGGGCAAGCACACAACTGTGTACGTGTATGCCCTAAAAAACTCCCATTAACAGAAAGTATTTCTGCAATGGGAAGAGAAATTTCTAAATATTCTTTAAAATCTTTATTTCGTTCGATTTTCCAAAGAAAGAAAAAAGATAATGATGAGGATTAG
- a CDS encoding ExbD/TolR family protein — protein MKRIIVEDTEEDPNVNLTPLIDIVFVILMAFMIAMPLIRLDSIALAPGTKEHKVLGKDDELPTTIKVLADNTITLNDQALSLTELKTQLTLLHQRHPNRVPLLLQDGDTPFRLYQEVKTTIESAGFHELHIALKS, from the coding sequence ATGAAACGTATTATCGTTGAAGATACTGAAGAAGATCCTAATGTCAATCTCACTCCGTTAATTGACATTGTCTTTGTTATTTTGATGGCATTTATGATTGCCATGCCCTTAATACGCCTTGATTCTATAGCGTTAGCTCCGGGGACTAAAGAGCATAAGGTTCTTGGAAAAGACGATGAACTTCCCACAACAATAAAAGTATTAGCAGATAACACAATTACACTGAATGATCAGGCTCTTTCCTTAACGGAATTAAAAACGCAACTCACCCTTCTTCATCAGCGACACCCAAATAGAGTGCCTCTGCTATTACAAGATGGCGATACACCTTTTAGATTATACCAAGAAGTCAAAACTACGATAGAATCAGCAGGATTTCACGAACTCCATATAGCTTTAAAAAGCTAA